One stretch of Segatella copri DNA includes these proteins:
- a CDS encoding 3'-5' exonuclease, whose amino-acid sequence MMKIIFTSFDKAAITNLPRALFPGKIVVVDKPEDTEAAVNDLLSHYILGVDTETRPSFKRGQAYHVSLLQVSTHDTCYLFRLHHTGMTPAIIRLLEDTTVPKVGLSWHDDLLQLHKRAAFKVGYFIELQDVAKNFGIADMSLQKLYANLFHQKISKAQRLSNWEASDLKESQALYAATDAWCCINLYEEFKRLSATGDYELDELRA is encoded by the coding sequence ATAATGAAGATTATTTTCACTAGTTTCGACAAGGCGGCAATCACGAATTTGCCAAGAGCTTTGTTTCCTGGCAAAATCGTAGTCGTTGACAAGCCTGAAGATACAGAAGCGGCTGTTAATGACCTACTTAGCCATTATATACTGGGTGTGGATACAGAAACGCGCCCATCATTCAAGCGTGGTCAGGCTTACCATGTTTCGTTGTTGCAGGTGAGTACACATGATACTTGTTATCTCTTCCGCCTGCATCATACGGGCATGACTCCTGCCATCATTCGCTTGCTCGAAGATACCACCGTGCCAAAAGTAGGACTTTCCTGGCACGATGACTTGCTGCAGCTCCATAAGCGAGCTGCTTTTAAGGTTGGCTACTTTATCGAGTTGCAGGATGTTGCTAAGAACTTTGGTATCGCAGACATGAGTCTGCAGAAACTGTATGCTAACCTGTTTCACCAGAAAATCAGCAAGGCGCAACGGTTGAGCAATTGGGAGGCTAGCGATTTGAAGGAATCGCAGGCTCTCTATGCAGCTACAGATGCCTGGTGCTGCATTAATCTGTATGAGGAATTCAAGCGTTTGTCTGCTACAGGCGATTACGAGCTCGATGAACTCAGGGCATGA